TCATTCGCCCTGTCCGAATAGCGTCTTCCACCACCTTTTCACATCAAAATGCTTTTGTACGAGGCCTCCGAGGGTTGATCTTTTCGGGGCCGCTTCTTGGTTTTGGATCATGGGAACGCCCATGCCTTCTTCGCTCTGACATTGGCCAACCTCTTCCCTGGAAAAACAGGATTAATAACGGGATTCGTTCTTCCGGTATGCGGACATACGAAGAAGACTTGGCTCCTTCCATAACCTGTCTCCAAAATGTCTCCAAGACTGTGGTGGACTCCAGGGGACAGCAGGGGACTCCGGGGGACTCGAAATCGGAAGAACGCAGAACACTGTCGGCCGATTTCAGCGAAAGTCCCGCGCCATCGTCCCTTTTCGTGAGCCCTGGAACGGGTTCGACTCCCATCGCCTCCACCAGCTAAGTAATTGACTTCAATATAGTTGGTCAATGTGCGTCGTGCGCTGTCGCCAGCGCTTGGCCCCTCGACCTTGATCATCGTACTCGAAGTGCGTACGATTGAACCCGATATGAGTACGACGTCACGTTCGCCTCGAGAGCAGCGAGAGCCCGCGGCAGTGCTGTTCGGCCAGACGCGCCGCCGCGTCTTGGGTTGGCTGCTCGGGCACCCGGACGAAGCGTTCTACCTGCGCCAGATCGTTCGGCAAACGGGCGCGGCACAGGGCGCCGTACAGCGCGAACTGAACGCACTCACGAGCGCGGGCATCATCCGACGGACGGTGGAAGGGCGACAGGTCTATTTCCAGGCGAATCGCGAGTCGCCGATCTTTCCCGAGCTGCGGTCGCTATTCCTGAAAACCGCGGGAGCCGTCGATGTACTGCGCGAGGCGCTGGCGCCGCTCGCCGACCGCATCGCCACCGCATTCATCTTTGGGTCCGCAGCCCGCGGGGAACTGCGCAGCGATAGCGACATCGACCTGCTCGTCGTCGGGGATGCGCCGTTCGCGGCGGTCGCCGCCGCCCTGACGGAGGCGCAAGGGCGGCTTGGGCGGGACGTCAACCCGACGGTTTACCCGTCGGATGAATTCAGCGCGAAAATCCGCGGCGGCCACCACTTCTTGACGAGCGTCCTCGGAGAACCTCACGTGTTCGTCATCGGAGGTTCGGATGAGCTTGGCGGACTGGGAGCGGAACGGCTGGCTGACGGCACACCGCACGAGCGGAAACGAAGTTCGCGACCTGCTCGCGGTCGTGGAGCGCGATCTCGCCGATAGCGAGGCCGAAGGCCTGAGCCCTGATTGGCGGATGAACATCGCCTACAACGCGGCGTTACAGGCCGCGACGGCGGCGCTGGCGGCAGCTGGCTATCGGGCCTCGCGGGACCAACACCACTATCGTGTGATCCAGTCGCTGCGTGAAACGCTGCGCATCGATGTGCAGACTGCCAACACGTTCGACGCCTTCCGGAAGAAGCGTAACGTCACCGGCTACGAGCGTATCGGCCTCGTTTCCGATGCCGACGCGGAAGCGATGCGCGCGTTGGCCGTCATACTCCGTGACGACGTCGTCACGTGGCTCAAGAAGAACCATACGGACCTCCTCAAGGGGCCGTGAGCTCCACGAAAGCCGAGACATGTCCGGGCGTCGACGCTCGTCGGGGAGATCTCCTCCGTCTGGGTCGGACCGCCGTTGGCGGCGAGGCCGCCGATACCGATCGCGGCAAGACTCGCGGTCGCGACACCCGGCTCGAAACCGATGGCGGCGCAGGAGCCGTCGCTGTCGAGCGACGCATCTCCCGGCGGTAGGAAGTAGCCTCGCCCCACGCAGTCCCTGGCGCTTCCCGCGATGAGCGAGTTCGTGAACTCCATCGCCTCGCCGCAGGGAGGATCGCAGAAGACGCCCCTGCCGTTCCCGACACGGTCACTTTTCGGATGTGGAGCACCGCGCAGGACCCGATGATGCCGTCCCCGCTTTCGCACGCGATCGTCGGGTTGGTGAAAAAAGTCGTTCCCCCGGATTCGCCGGGCGAGAAGCCGGTCGAGCATCCGGTGATGGTGATGCCCGTGGCCGACCGAGGTTGAACGTGCAGACACGCGTCGCGCCCCGGGACCTGCCGCACCGCCTCGGGCCGGGGCCCATGGGGTCGAGCCGTGCGCCCGCAGGCCTTAGAATGAAGGCGGCTAGAACGAAGGAGGGCGTCCGCAGAGGATGGCCGGATGGGCGACATCACGGAAGTCATCCGAGCAGCCGCCGGGGGCGATCGGAGCGCGATGGAGCAGCTCCACTCAAGTCGGTACGCGGAGCTGCGGCAACTGGCGTGGGCACGCCTGACGGAAGGCGGCCGCGGCGCCGTCCTGGACACGAGCGCCGAGGTGCACGACGGCTTCCTCCGCATGATCGAGCGCCAGAGGCAGAAGGCGCGGGCGTTCCTCATTCGAGGCGCTCGAGCGAGCCGGCGTCGTGACTGACGGCTTCGACCCTGCGAGCTGGGCCGCCGTCTCGGCGCTGTTCGACGAGCTGACGCAGCTCTCGGAGGTGGACCGCGGGTCTTGGCTCGAGGCGCTTCGCGGGCGCGACCCCACGGGGCACGCGAAGCTGCTTCGGCTGCTCGACGCGGACGCCGCGGCGGCGGCCGCCGAGTTCCTCGGGTCCCCCGCGGTCGCCCGTGCGGTCGAGCATGCCGGCTCGCCGACGCACGAAGGAAGCGCGGCGGACCCAACGGGCGACGCGGAGGGCTCGGTCGGCAGCAGGACGATCGGCCCGTACCGTCTCCTCCGGCTGATCGGAGAAGGGGGCATGGGCGAGGTGTGGCTCGCCGAGCAGGTCGCGCCGGTCCGGCGCCGCGTCGCGCTGAAGCTCGTCAAGGCCGGCATGGACACCCGCGAGGTGATCGCGCGGTTCGAGGCCGAGCGGCAGGCGCTCGCGGTGATGGAGCATCCCGCGGTCGCCAAGGTCTTCGACGCGGGCGAGACGCCTTCCGGCCGGCCGTACTTCGTCATGGAGTACGTCCCGGGGGAGCCGATCAATGCCTATTGCGACCGTCAGCAGCTCACCCCTGCCGAGCGCATCGCGCTGTTCGTCGAGGTCTGTGACGGCGTCCAGCACGCCCATCAGAAGGGGATCATCCATCGCGATCTGAAGCCGTCGAACATCCTGGTCGAGACGCGCGAGGACAAGCCGCTGCCGCGGATCATCGACTTCGGCATCGCCAAGGCGGCCGCCCTGCGCCTCACGGACAGGTCGCTCCTGACCGAGCTGGGCGCCATGATCGGCACGCCCGAGTACATGAGCCCGGAGCAGGCGGGGGTCTCGAGCCTCGACGTCGACACGCGCACCGATGTGTATTCGCTCGGGGTGATCCTCTACGAGCTGCTCGTCGGCGCGCTGCCCCTCGACTCCGCGACGCTGCGCGGCGCCGCGTTCGACGAGATTCGCCGCCTGATCCGCGAAGTCGATCCGCCACGCCCGAGCGAACGCGCGACCGGGCCGGGGCCCGCGACGCTGGAGTCGGCGAAGAACCGGAGGACGGAGCCCGGACGCCTGGCGGGGCTGCTCCGCGGCGACTTGGACTGGATCACCATGAAAGCGCTGGACAAGGACCGTGCCCGGCGCTATGCCTCGCCCTCGGAGCTGGCCGAGGACCTCGAGCGCCACCTTCGGAACCTGCCGGTCAGCGCGGGTCCGCCGAGCCTCGCGTATCGCGCGAGGAAGTTCGTGCGGAGGCACCGGCTCGGCACGGCGGCCGCCGCCCTGATCGCGCTCTCCGTCGTCGCCGGCACCATCGGCACGTCGCTCGCGCTCGTGCGCGCCCGGCGAGCCGAGGCGGTCGCGCGCCAGGAAGCGGAGGCCGCCCGGCAGGTCTCCGACTTCATGCGCGGCCTCTTCCGCGTGTCCGATCCGGGGGTGTCGCGCGGCGCCAGGCCGACGGCGCGCGAGATCCTGGACCGCGGCGCCGCGCGCATCGACAGGGACCTGGCATCCCAGCCGGCCGTGCGGGCGCGGCTGCTCGGCGTCCTGGCGGGCGTCTACCAGAATCTCGGGGAGTTCGAGCCGGCGGAGCGACTCTTCGAGGAGGCGCTGACGGTGCGGCGGTCGGCGCTCCCGGACGACAAGGCAGGGCTGGCCGCGCTCCTCGACCAGCTCGCGTGGCTCTACTATCTCCGGAACGAGTTCGGCAAGGCGCGTCCGCCGGCCCGCGAAGCGCTGGCAATCCAGGAGGCGATGCCGGCAAGGGACGATCACGTCTACGCGAACACGCTGCACACGCTGGCGTCGATCCTCGACAAGAGCGGGGATCACGCCCAGGCCGTCGTGTACTTCGAGCGCGCGCTTGAGGTGCGGCAAAAGGCCTTCGGCCCGGAGAGCGTCGAGGTCGCGCGGAGCCTGAACAGCCTCGCCATCGTGCGCCAGTCCCTGGGCGACCTCGCGAGCGCCCGCGCCTACTACGAACGCGCCCTCGCCATCGCTCCGAAGACGATCGGCGAGGACCATCCTCACGCCATCACGTGGCTCAACAACCTCGGCACCTTGCTGTACGACATGGGCGCCTTCGAGGAATCCCGCAAGGTGCACGCGCGATGCCTGGCGCTGCGCGAGCGAGTCTTCGGCCCGGATCATCCGGACGTGGCGCAGTCGCTCGAGAATCTCGGCGCCTCAGACCTCGAGCTGAAAGAGCCGCGGAAGGCGATTCCGCTCTGCCGGCGCGCGGCGGAGATCTTCCGCAAGGCGTACGGCGACGACAACCTGGACATGATGGACGCCCTCCAGTGCGTCGGGGACTCCCTCGCGGCCTCTGGCGCGGGGCGGGAGGCGGAGCCGATCTTCGACCGCATCATCCGGACGAGCCAGGCGCAGCCCGGAAACGGCGACAGCCGGCTCGGGTACGCCCTTCTGAGCCTCGGCCAACTCGAGACGCAGCAGCGCCGGCTCGGCGAGGCGCGCCGGACCCTCGACCGCGCCGTCGCGCTCCGGGAGAAGACCGACGGCAAGGCCAGCGTCTCGTATGCCGAGTGCATGGCGGCCGAGGCGCAGCTCCTCGCCGCGGAAGGACGTCCCGAGGCCGCCGCCGCCCTCTACGAAGAGGCCGTCAAGGCCCAGAGCGCGGTTCAGGGCGAGTCGCACCCCCACGTCCTGGCCGTCCTGGCCGCCTGGGCCGAGGTCCTCGAAAGGGCCGGCAAGCGCGACGAAGCCCTCCGCCTTGAAGCCCGGATTCGAGCGGCTCAACCGGCCAGGCACTGAAGGTCCCGCCCGGCCTCCCGTCTCGATCCTCGGCCTCCTCGACCTTGGCATAAGTCACAGGTCGGGAAGGACGGCCCGACGGTCCAGGCGCCCGTTTCTCGTCCAAACGGGCGTGCAGGGGAGAGAACGGCGGAGCGGCCTGTTTCCTTCGGACAAGACGGCT
The genomic region above belongs to Terriglobia bacterium and contains:
- a CDS encoding nucleotidyltransferase domain-containing protein — protein: MSTTSRSPREQREPAAVLFGQTRRRVLGWLLGHPDEAFYLRQIVRQTGAAQGAVQRELNALTSAGIIRRTVEGRQVYFQANRESPIFPELRSLFLKTAGAVDVLREALAPLADRIATAFIFGSAARGELRSDSDIDLLVVGDAPFAAVAAALTEAQGRLGRDVNPTVYPSDEFSAKIRGGHHFLTSVLGEPHVFVIGGSDELGGLGAERLADGTPHERKRSSRPARGRGARSRR
- a CDS encoding serine/threonine-protein kinase, with product MTDGFDPASWAAVSALFDELTQLSEVDRGSWLEALRGRDPTGHAKLLRLLDADAAAAAAEFLGSPAVARAVEHAGSPTHEGSAADPTGDAEGSVGSRTIGPYRLLRLIGEGGMGEVWLAEQVAPVRRRVALKLVKAGMDTREVIARFEAERQALAVMEHPAVAKVFDAGETPSGRPYFVMEYVPGEPINAYCDRQQLTPAERIALFVEVCDGVQHAHQKGIIHRDLKPSNILVETREDKPLPRIIDFGIAKAAALRLTDRSLLTELGAMIGTPEYMSPEQAGVSSLDVDTRTDVYSLGVILYELLVGALPLDSATLRGAAFDEIRRLIREVDPPRPSERATGPGPATLESAKNRRTEPGRLAGLLRGDLDWITMKALDKDRARRYASPSELAEDLERHLRNLPVSAGPPSLAYRARKFVRRHRLGTAAAALIALSVVAGTIGTSLALVRARRAEAVARQEAEAARQVSDFMRGLFRVSDPGVSRGARPTAREILDRGAARIDRDLASQPAVRARLLGVLAGVYQNLGEFEPAERLFEEALTVRRSALPDDKAGLAALLDQLAWLYYLRNEFGKARPPAREALAIQEAMPARDDHVYANTLHTLASILDKSGDHAQAVVYFERALEVRQKAFGPESVEVARSLNSLAIVRQSLGDLASARAYYERALAIAPKTIGEDHPHAITWLNNLGTLLYDMGAFEESRKVHARCLALRERVFGPDHPDVAQSLENLGASDLELKEPRKAIPLCRRAAEIFRKAYGDDNLDMMDALQCVGDSLAASGAGREAEPIFDRIIRTSQAQPGNGDSRLGYALLSLGQLETQQRRLGEARRTLDRAVALREKTDGKASVSYAECMAAEAQLLAAEGRPEAAAALYEEAVKAQSAVQGESHPHVLAVLAAWAEVLERAGKRDEALRLEARIRAAQPARH